The following proteins come from a genomic window of bacterium:
- the dprA gene encoding DNA-processing protein DprA has protein sequence MEDREYWLSLNLVPGLGFDKIKKLINVFGSPKNIFSRSEKELSKIIGPKKEALENLKIERISPGLKKELKELEKRKIHYITLNDEGYPLYLKEIANPPLVLYIKGKLLKEDSFSLSIVGARKASSYGMEVAEKFSSDLAKCGFTIVSGLARGIDSAAHYGALKAKGRTIAVLGSGMDFIYPPENRALSENISENGAVISEFPLATRPFFSNFPRRNRIISGLTKGTIVVEAGFKSGSLITAGLALEQGRDVFAVPGKALSDQNKGAHILIKQGAKLTDNIFDVLEEYNIDKEKIKTLINNKIFQVNECEKKIIAILSEEPKHIDFICRETKDSIQNVLGVLTQLELKGLVKQSAGKMFVKKL, from the coding sequence ATGGAAGATAGGGAATACTGGCTCTCCCTGAATTTGGTCCCCGGCTTAGGATTTGATAAAATAAAAAAATTAATAAATGTTTTCGGGTCTCCAAAAAATATTTTTTCAAGGAGCGAGAAAGAACTTTCAAAAATTATTGGTCCCAAAAAAGAGGCATTGGAAAATTTAAAAATAGAAAGGATATCCCCGGGGTTAAAAAAAGAATTAAAGGAGCTGGAAAAGAGAAAAATACATTATATAACATTAAACGATGAAGGATACCCGTTATATTTAAAAGAAATTGCCAACCCGCCTCTTGTCCTGTACATTAAAGGAAAGTTATTGAAAGAAGATAGTTTTTCCTTAAGTATTGTAGGGGCTCGTAAAGCGTCTTCTTACGGGATGGAAGTCGCAGAAAAGTTTTCTTCTGATTTAGCTAAATGCGGATTTACAATTGTATCGGGTCTTGCGAGAGGAATAGATTCTGCGGCGCATTACGGGGCTTTAAAGGCAAAAGGAAGGACTATTGCGGTACTGGGTTCAGGAATGGATTTTATTTATCCGCCTGAAAATCGTGCACTTTCCGAAAATATTTCTGAAAATGGTGCTGTTATTTCAGAATTTCCGCTTGCAACAAGGCCTTTTTTTTCTAATTTTCCAAGGAGAAACAGAATAATAAGCGGGTTGACGAAAGGCACTATAGTAGTTGAAGCGGGTTTTAAAAGCGGGTCTTTAATTACAGCAGGCCTTGCACTGGAACAGGGAAGAGATGTTTTTGCCGTCCCCGGGAAGGCCCTTTCTGACCAAAATAAAGGCGCGCATATTTTAATTAAACAGGGGGCGAAATTAACAGATAACATTTTTGATGTGCTGGAAGAATACAATATTGATAAAGAAAAAATCAAAACGCTTATAAATAATAAGATATTTCAAGTGAATGAATGTGAAAAAAAGATTATTGCAATTTTATCGGAAGAACCAAAACACATTGACTTTATTTGCAGGGAAACGAAAGATTCAATCCAGAATGTGCTGGGTGTTTTAACACAACTGGAATTGAAGGGGCTTGTTAAACAATCTGCAGGGAAGATGTTTGTTAAAAAATTATAA
- a CDS encoding LapA family protein, whose amino-acid sequence MELKVIFLFFLVLVFVVLGIQNPNPITMHFFGWHSPEVPLVFIIIISMIIGMVIVSLIGVMRQFKISREIKRLEDLIEKQNEELKSFRNIDIMETEELTKEGEE is encoded by the coding sequence ATGGAATTAAAAGTAATTTTCCTGTTTTTTTTGGTGCTTGTTTTTGTAGTTTTAGGCATTCAGAATCCTAACCCCATAACCATGCATTTTTTTGGCTGGCATTCTCCTGAGGTCCCGCTGGTTTTTATAATAATTATTTCGATGATTATAGGTATGGTAATAGTAAGTCTTATTGGAGTTATGCGCCAGTTTAAAATATCACGTGAAATAAAACGTTTAGAGGACTTGATAGAAAAACAGAATGAAGAATTAAAATCATTTCGCAACATAGATATAATGGAAACGGAAGAATTGACTAAAGAAGGAGAAGAGTAA
- the topA gene encoding type I DNA topoisomerase, with amino-acid sequence MAKLLIVESPAKAKTINKFLGGGFVVKSSMGHIKDLPKTKLGVDVENNFEPQYKVIKGREKVLKELKSLAKKSKTVYLAPDPDREGEAIAWHLAQELRDDKINIFRVNFNEITEKTVLQGINSPGEIDLNKVNAQQARRILDRLVGYKISPLLWRKVQKGLSAGRVQSVAVRLICEREKQIESFVSQEYWTITVFLLPSSGKEEEKFEAELYKIDEKKSELKKQDEVTPIVEELKKENYKVYDINVKEKKKIPPPPFITSSLQQEAFRRFNFSAKKTMLIAQNLYEGLEIGEKGPVGLITYMRTDSIRISPEAIGETVAFIKEKYGSEYILKEFIKRKEKANVQGAHEAIRPTSCRFVPDDIKGYISQDQYKIYKLIWERFIASQMSAAVYDQTTVTIKAGRFSFRATGLVEKFKGFTVLYEEKKDDNEDDKTGKLPVLAKDELLVLTEIRPGQHFTKPPARYTEATLIKELEDKGIGRPSTYASIVGTIQERGYVEKADKKLYPAELGKIVNELLLASFPDVVEVNFTANMEDNLDKIEEGNVSWQKVLEEFYKIFLVDLNKAEGTMRNIKKEKEKVTDIVCEKCGGKMVVKWGRRGRFLACSNFPDCRNAKPWDEKNETVAKEEVSGETCPNCGKSMIVKIGRFGKFLACSNYPECKTTKPILQEIGMDCPEAGCTGRIIQRRSGKGRIFFGCSKYPGCKFVSWDKPVAKHCPVCGALFVFEKVNKSGESLKCSKPGCSWTEEL; translated from the coding sequence ATGGCAAAGTTACTTATCGTGGAATCACCGGCAAAGGCCAAAACAATTAACAAATTTTTAGGAGGGGGGTTTGTTGTAAAATCGTCAATGGGGCATATAAAAGACCTGCCGAAGACAAAATTAGGTGTTGACGTGGAGAATAATTTTGAACCGCAGTATAAGGTCATCAAGGGCAGGGAGAAGGTCTTAAAAGAACTTAAATCGTTGGCAAAAAAATCAAAAACAGTTTACCTGGCACCGGACCCTGACAGGGAAGGGGAAGCGATTGCGTGGCACCTGGCACAGGAGCTCCGGGACGATAAAATAAATATTTTTCGTGTAAATTTTAATGAGATTACGGAAAAAACGGTTTTACAGGGTATTAACAGCCCCGGTGAAATTGATTTAAATAAGGTTAATGCCCAGCAGGCAAGGAGAATTTTGGACAGGCTGGTTGGTTATAAAATCAGCCCTCTTCTCTGGAGAAAGGTCCAAAAAGGTTTGAGTGCCGGCAGGGTCCAATCTGTGGCGGTACGGCTGATTTGTGAACGCGAGAAACAAATAGAGAGTTTTGTGTCCCAGGAATATTGGACAATTACAGTTTTTCTGCTGCCTTCTTCAGGGAAAGAAGAAGAAAAATTTGAAGCGGAACTTTATAAAATAGATGAGAAGAAAAGTGAACTGAAAAAACAGGATGAAGTAACCCCTATAGTTGAAGAGCTGAAAAAGGAAAACTATAAAGTTTACGATATTAATGTTAAAGAAAAGAAAAAAATTCCGCCGCCGCCTTTTATTACAAGCAGTCTCCAGCAGGAGGCGTTCCGCAGGTTTAATTTTTCCGCAAAAAAGACAATGCTGATTGCGCAGAATTTATATGAAGGATTGGAAATCGGAGAAAAAGGACCTGTAGGGCTTATTACTTACATGAGAACTGATTCGATTAGAATTTCGCCGGAGGCAATAGGGGAAACAGTTGCGTTTATAAAAGAAAAATACGGCAGTGAATATATTTTAAAGGAGTTTATTAAACGGAAGGAAAAGGCAAATGTGCAGGGTGCCCACGAGGCAATCAGGCCGACATCATGCAGGTTTGTTCCGGATGATATAAAAGGATATATATCGCAAGACCAGTATAAAATATATAAATTAATCTGGGAAAGGTTTATTGCTTCACAAATGAGCGCGGCTGTTTATGACCAGACTACTGTAACCATAAAAGCCGGAAGGTTTTCTTTCCGCGCGACAGGGCTTGTGGAAAAATTTAAAGGTTTTACTGTTCTATATGAAGAAAAAAAAGACGATAATGAGGACGATAAGACAGGAAAACTCCCGGTCCTGGCAAAAGACGAATTGCTGGTATTAACGGAGATAAGGCCCGGCCAGCATTTTACAAAACCGCCCGCGCGTTATACTGAGGCTACCTTGATAAAAGAACTGGAAGATAAAGGGATTGGCCGCCCCAGTACTTATGCGTCGATAGTAGGGACTATACAGGAAAGGGGTTATGTCGAAAAGGCCGATAAAAAACTTTATCCTGCAGAACTGGGCAAAATTGTCAATGAATTGCTGTTAGCCAGTTTCCCTGATGTTGTCGAAGTAAACTTTACGGCGAACATGGAAGACAATCTCGATAAAATTGAAGAAGGAAATGTTTCATGGCAAAAGGTATTGGAAGAATTTTATAAGATTTTTCTTGTGGATTTAAATAAAGCTGAGGGGACAATGCGAAATATTAAGAAGGAAAAGGAAAAAGTTACCGATATAGTATGTGAGAAATGCGGCGGGAAAATGGTTGTAAAATGGGGGAGAAGGGGCAGGTTTCTTGCTTGTTCAAATTTTCCGGATTGCCGTAATGCGAAACCGTGGGATGAGAAAAATGAAACAGTGGCAAAGGAGGAGGTTTCCGGGGAGACTTGTCCGAATTGCGGAAAATCCATGATAGTTAAAATCGGCCGTTTTGGTAAGTTTTTGGCATGTTCCAATTATCCGGAATGTAAAACCACAAAACCGATATTGCAGGAAATAGGGATGGATTGCCCGGAGGCGGGATGTACAGGCAGGATAATCCAGAGACGTTCAGGAAAAGGCAGGATATTTTTCGGATGCAGTAAATATCCCGGATGTAAATTTGTTTCCTGGGACAAGCCAGTCGCAAAACATTGTCCCGTTTGCGGCGCGTTATTTGTCTTTGAAAAGGTGAATAAATCAGGGGAATCGTTAAAGTGTTCCAAACCCGGATGCTCTTGGACAGAAGAACTGTAA
- the pyrE gene encoding orotate phosphoribosyltransferase, whose protein sequence is MSEDAGVLKILKKTKALLSGHFVLTSGFHSDSYFQCALVLQYPEYTRLLGELIGKRFLDKNIDVVIAPALGGIVVACGVGDYLELKGRKGLRVIFAERVNDRMVFRRGFSINKGDKVLVVEDVITTGGSVKEIIGLAKKEGAEIIGVGAIVDRSGGKVDFGVQKKEVLLTLDVLKFTEAECPLCKKTIPVEKPGSRKK, encoded by the coding sequence ATGTCAGAAGATGCAGGGGTTTTAAAAATATTAAAAAAAACAAAGGCGTTACTTTCGGGGCATTTTGTCTTGACTTCAGGATTTCACAGCGATAGTTACTTTCAATGTGCGCTTGTTTTGCAATATCCGGAATATACCAGGTTATTAGGGGAGTTAATAGGAAAAAGATTTTTGGATAAAAATATTGATGTTGTTATTGCGCCCGCGCTTGGAGGAATAGTTGTCGCCTGCGGTGTGGGAGATTATCTGGAGCTAAAAGGCAGAAAAGGATTACGTGTGATTTTTGCTGAAAGAGTAAACGATAGAATGGTTTTTCGCCGGGGTTTTTCAATTAATAAAGGAGACAAAGTTCTAGTTGTTGAAGATGTTATTACAACCGGAGGTTCGGTCAAAGAAATCATTGGATTGGCAAAAAAAGAGGGGGCAGAAATTATCGGCGTGGGCGCAATAGTGGACAGAAGCGGGGGTAAGGTGGATTTTGGCGTCCAGAAAAAGGAAGTTTTACTTACTCTGGACGTTTTGAAATTTACAGAGGCCGAATGCCCATTATGTAAAAAGACGATACCTGTTGAGAAACCGGGAAGCCGGAAAAAATAG
- a CDS encoding CarD family transcriptional regulator, whose protein sequence is MFQVEQDVFYPLYGIVRIDSIEDTGFSGKKEQFYVFNTKGSKIMAPVERSQELGIRAIKTEKELQEFVDHLKQSVVLTGSTSWAERYANYLSLMKKGDPFSIPDIIKDLYWQNKEGNISSAKEKEVWNRLYHNLLEEVAYIQKSNRSLANKFISKVIWETK, encoded by the coding sequence ATGTTTCAAGTAGAACAGGATGTATTTTACCCGTTATACGGGATTGTCCGTATAGATTCAATTGAGGATACGGGGTTTTCCGGGAAGAAAGAGCAATTTTATGTGTTTAACACGAAAGGGTCAAAGATAATGGCGCCTGTTGAAAGGTCTCAGGAATTGGGAATAAGGGCGATTAAAACGGAAAAAGAATTACAGGAATTTGTTGACCACTTAAAGCAGTCTGTTGTTTTAACAGGGAGCACGAGCTGGGCGGAGAGATATGCAAATTATTTAAGCCTTATGAAAAAAGGCGACCCGTTTTCCATACCTGATATCATAAAAGACCTGTACTGGCAGAATAAAGAAGGAAATATATCTTCTGCCAAAGAAAAAGAGGTGTGGAACCGTCTTTATCATAATTTGCTTGAAGAAGTAGCTTATATCCAGAAATCGAACAGGAGTCTTGCTAACAAGTTTATTTCCAAGGTTATATGGGAGACAAAGTAG
- the folK gene encoding 2-amino-4-hydroxy-6-hydroxymethyldihydropteridine diphosphokinase, whose translation MMIGKMSGIFLSLGSNLGNRRNNLYYVINEIKKHRLITVEKVSSFYNTSPLGEKKQPDFINAVIQIKTRLTPDALLFFIKSLEKKIGREKIKKWGARIADIDIIFYNDLVVKKHGLIIPHPEVKNRLFVLNPLIEIAKDLAYPGEGIKIADLIKKLKK comes from the coding sequence ATGATGATTGGTAAAATGTCAGGAATATTTTTGAGCCTGGGATCGAATCTCGGGAATAGAAGAAATAATCTGTATTATGTTATTAATGAGATAAAAAAGCATAGATTAATTACTGTAGAAAAAGTTTCTTCTTTTTATAATACATCTCCGTTAGGGGAGAAAAAACAGCCTGATTTTATTAACGCCGTAATCCAGATAAAAACCAGGTTGACACCGGACGCGCTGCTTTTTTTTATTAAATCTCTGGAGAAAAAAATAGGCCGGGAAAAAATTAAAAAGTGGGGGGCGAGGATTGCGGATATTGATATTATTTTTTATAACGACCTGGTTGTCAAAAAACATGGATTGATAATCCCTCATCCTGAGGTGAAAAACAGGCTTTTTGTTCTAAATCCTTTGATTGAAATTGCAAAAGATTTGGCATATCCCGGGGAAGGCATAAAAATCGCTGATTTGATAAAGAAATTAAAAAAATAA
- a CDS encoding deoxynucleoside kinase: protein MEQIRYIAIEGAIGAGKTSLAKLLAEKLHAKLVLENASENPFLEKFYKNQEQYAFQAQVFFLLSRYRQQIELQQQDLFERITISDYLFVRDEIFAHLNLDEDEISMYRHLHSLLKKKILLPDLVVFLQASTENLIERIKTRGIAFEQGISPEYLESVNQAFNNFFFHYNDTPLLVINTNEIDFVHSHKDLDNLIKEIKEMGKGKKYYVPVSKRR from the coding sequence ATGGAGCAAATTAGATATATAGCTATTGAAGGAGCGATAGGGGCGGGGAAAACTAGTTTAGCTAAATTATTGGCAGAAAAATTACATGCGAAACTTGTTTTGGAAAATGCAAGCGAAAATCCGTTTTTAGAAAAATTTTATAAAAACCAGGAACAATACGCTTTCCAGGCGCAGGTATTTTTTTTATTAAGCCGTTACCGGCAGCAGATAGAATTACAACAACAGGATTTGTTTGAAAGGATTACAATAAGTGATTATCTTTTTGTCAGGGACGAGATATTCGCGCACCTTAACCTGGATGAAGATGAAATTTCAATGTACAGGCACCTTCATTCGCTGTTAAAGAAGAAAATATTGTTGCCGGATTTAGTTGTATTTTTACAGGCCAGCACGGAGAATTTGATCGAGAGAATAAAAACGCGGGGGATAGCCTTTGAACAAGGCATCTCCCCGGAATACCTGGAATCTGTAAACCAGGCGTTTAATAATTTTTTCTTTCATTATAACGATACCCCGCTTCTTGTCATTAATACGAATGAGATTGATTTTGTCCATAGCCATAAAGATTTGGACAACCTAATTAAGGAAATAAAAGAAATGGGGAAGGGAAAGAAGTATTACGTGCCGGTGTCTAAAAGGAGATAA
- a CDS encoding tetratricopeptide repeat protein, whose translation MPQMVLLIIGFFLGWIVFHKNWQIQRQKSKTKKEANEYYIKSLNLIIEQNFNAALVALKQVVILDTDHVEAYLKLGDIYRKKGNFEKAIKIHEGITLRQTISRDMLVKTYFCLLNDFIMISSKDWDKIKGIVNKLMGFGIKELSLNISFKNILKRLEMWEEAYEIQKRILKLQNSQDKNELALLMSFIGDNHMKRQDIKEALKCYKEAVDLHEGCINAHIGLGNIYYNESKIQKAIEEWQTVINLDPQSLPKIDKKLEDAYFEEQEFEKMISFYEEMLAKYPNVPEINFALGEIYEKMGQKDKAINLYLEVVRNKSNFGRAYRNLYLLYLKSGKKDEALAIFNKIDEVFIKKNKD comes from the coding sequence ATGCCTCAGATGGTATTGCTGATAATCGGCTTTTTCCTTGGCTGGATAGTTTTTCATAAGAACTGGCAGATACAAAGGCAGAAGAGCAAGACTAAAAAAGAAGCAAACGAGTATTATATTAAATCGTTAAATTTGATTATCGAACAAAATTTTAATGCCGCGCTTGTCGCGTTAAAGCAAGTTGTAATATTGGATACCGACCATGTGGAAGCATATTTGAAATTGGGCGATATTTATAGAAAAAAAGGGAATTTTGAAAAGGCCATAAAAATTCATGAAGGGATTACACTCAGGCAGACAATTTCCAGGGATATGCTTGTAAAAACATATTTTTGCCTTTTAAATGACTTTATTATGATTAGCAGCAAGGATTGGGATAAGATTAAAGGTATTGTTAACAAACTTATGGGATTTGGGATTAAAGAACTTTCATTGAATATTTCTTTTAAGAATATTCTTAAACGGCTGGAGATGTGGGAAGAGGCGTATGAAATACAAAAAAGAATATTAAAGCTCCAGAATTCCCAGGATAAAAACGAACTGGCTTTATTAATGAGTTTTATAGGTGATAATCATATGAAGAGGCAGGACATTAAGGAAGCTTTGAAGTGTTATAAGGAAGCCGTTGATCTCCATGAAGGCTGTATTAATGCGCATATCGGATTAGGCAATATTTATTATAATGAAAGCAAAATCCAGAAAGCAATTGAAGAATGGCAGACAGTGATTAATCTTGACCCGCAAAGCCTCCCGAAGATTGATAAAAAACTGGAGGATGCATATTTTGAAGAGCAGGAATTCGAAAAGATGATTTCCTTTTACGAGGAAATGCTGGCAAAATATCCAAATGTTCCTGAAATAAATTTTGCCCTCGGAGAAATATATGAGAAAATGGGGCAAAAAGACAAAGCGATTAATTTATATCTTGAGGTAGTCAGAAACAAAAGTAATTTTGGCAGGGCATACAGAAATTTATATCTATTATACTTAAAAAGCGGAAAAAAAGACGAGGCCCTCGCGATTTTTAATAAGATTGATGAAGTGTTCATTAAAAAAAATAAAGATTGA
- a CDS encoding AAA family ATPase encodes MLKKIEVKGFKSVKEMNIELKSLNILIGANGVGKSNFVSLFKLINKIIEKNLQVFVAQSGGVDSLLYFGQKQTKELFVDLFFGQNSYHFSLIPTLKNTLIFSKEKGCFYGEGYREPYIAFEYNGNDETNMYDVQRSEKTAKFILDTIKSWKLYHFHDTSDSSKMKQFGNINDNILLQPDASNIAAYLFYLKQKYPQDYRNIVETIQNVAPFFDDFILRHNPINNNLIQLEWKEKGSDVLFNSHSFSDGTLRFICLATLLLQPDLPSIILLDEPELGLHPYAITLLSSLIKSAATKTQIIIATQSVTFVNQFDPGDIIVVNRNVDQSTFKRLNKKDMENWLEEYGLGDLWEKNIIGGRP; translated from the coding sequence ATGCTTAAAAAAATAGAAGTTAAAGGATTCAAGTCTGTTAAAGAAATGAATATTGAATTAAAATCCTTAAACATTTTGATAGGAGCAAATGGTGTCGGAAAGTCTAATTTTGTTTCTCTTTTTAAATTAATCAATAAAATAATCGAAAAAAATCTTCAGGTATTTGTTGCTCAATCAGGCGGTGTCGATTCATTATTATATTTTGGACAGAAACAAACTAAAGAATTATTTGTAGATTTATTTTTTGGACAAAATAGTTATCATTTTTCTTTGATTCCAACTTTAAAAAATACATTAATATTTTCAAAGGAAAAAGGATGCTTCTATGGTGAAGGATATAGAGAACCATATATTGCATTCGAATATAATGGTAATGATGAAACAAACATGTATGATGTCCAGAGATCCGAAAAAACTGCCAAATTTATTTTAGATACTATTAAGAGTTGGAAATTATATCACTTTCATGATACAAGTGATTCTTCGAAAATGAAACAATTTGGCAATATTAACGATAATATTTTACTTCAGCCTGATGCTTCAAACATCGCAGCATATTTATTTTATCTTAAACAAAAATATCCACAGGATTATAGAAATATTGTAGAAACAATTCAAAATGTTGCCCCGTTTTTTGATGATTTTATCCTCAGACATAATCCAATTAATAATAATCTTATTCAGTTAGAATGGAAAGAAAAAGGTTCTGATGTTTTATTTAACTCTCATTCATTTTCTGATGGTACTCTCAGGTTTATTTGTCTTGCAACTCTTTTACTTCAACCTGATTTACCTTCTATTATTTTGCTTGATGAACCTGAATTAGGGCTTCATCCTTATGCAATCACACTGTTGTCGAGCCTAATCAAAAGCGCTGCAACAAAAACACAAATAATTATCGCAACACAATCTGTTACATTTGTAAACCAATTTGACCCTGGAGATATTATTGTGGTTAATAGAAATGTTGACCAATCAACTTTCAAACGATTGAATAAAAAAGATATGGAAAATTGGCTTGAGGAATATGGATTGGGTGATTTATGGGAGAAGAATATAATTGGCGGAAGGCCATAA
- the pyrF gene encoding orotidine-5'-phosphate decarboxylase, translating into MQDKLILALDIAGREKAAEIINEVKGYIKFYKIGSQLFTACGPSIIKLVQKNGGKVFLDLKFNDIPNTVASAVKEASNLGVDMLTIHTMGGREMMMRASEAAKSRKGKDGRCPLVIGVTLLTSLDEVFLHEIGIDLPAGEFVAHLARLAEECGLDGVVSSVKECPAIRKICGKDFKIVTPGIRLGGGLLNDQKRTDTPSNAVRNGASYLVIGRPILEAKDKISVIGRIFKEMK; encoded by the coding sequence ATGCAGGATAAATTAATTTTAGCATTGGACATAGCCGGCCGGGAAAAAGCGGCAGAGATTATTAATGAAGTAAAGGGCTATATTAAATTTTACAAGATAGGGAGCCAGTTATTTACCGCGTGCGGACCGTCAATAATTAAATTGGTGCAGAAAAACGGCGGGAAGGTTTTTCTTGATTTGAAATTCAATGATATCCCGAATACGGTGGCATCGGCTGTAAAAGAAGCATCCAACCTGGGTGTGGATATGCTTACAATCCATACCATGGGAGGAAGGGAGATGATGATGCGCGCATCGGAGGCCGCCAAATCAAGGAAGGGAAAAGACGGGCGATGCCCTTTAGTAATCGGTGTTACGCTTTTAACGAGCCTTGATGAAGTGTTTCTTCATGAAATTGGAATAGATTTACCGGCTGGAGAATTTGTTGCACATCTGGCAAGATTGGCTGAAGAATGCGGGTTGGACGGTGTGGTGAGTTCGGTAAAAGAATGCCCGGCGATTAGAAAAATATGCGGGAAAGATTTTAAAATAGTTACCCCCGGCATCCGTCTTGGCGGCGGGTTATTGAATGATCAAAAAAGAACAGACACCCCATCGAATGCTGTAAGAAACGGGGCATCCTATCTTGTCATAGGCCGCCCGATATTAGAAGCAAAAGATAAAATCAGTGTTATTGGACGAATTTTTAAAGAAATGAAATGA
- the folB gene encoding dihydroneopterin aldolase, whose product MDKIVLKDMVFHGFHGTKDFEKEIGQKIVITIELFLDLKKSGKTDSLKNTVDYQEIYKLINNVQAGKKYNLLEALAETIADEILKIGVINKLYLQIKKPQVLLGGQLDYVAVEICREKAISTC is encoded by the coding sequence ATGGACAAAATTGTTCTTAAAGATATGGTGTTCCATGGTTTTCATGGGACAAAAGATTTTGAGAAAGAAATCGGGCAAAAAATAGTTATAACCATAGAGTTGTTTTTAGACTTGAAAAAATCGGGCAAAACCGACAGTCTAAAAAATACTGTGGATTACCAGGAAATTTATAAATTAATAAATAATGTTCAGGCAGGGAAAAAATATAATCTTTTAGAGGCGCTGGCTGAGACAATTGCGGATGAAATACTAAAAATAGGCGTTATTAATAAATTATATCTGCAAATCAAAAAACCACAGGTTTTACTGGGCGGGCAGCTGGATTACGTGGCAGTTGAAATCTGCAGGGAAAAAGCAATTAGCACTTGTTAA
- the panB gene encoding 3-methyl-2-oxobutanoate hydroxymethyltransferase: MDKKITTSVLKEMKQNGEKITMLTAYDYPLSFVMEKTGIDVVLVGDSLGMVVLGHETTLPVTVNDIVYHTKAVVRGNKKSLIVADMPFLSYKISKEEAVRNAGRMIQEAGAGAVKVEGGSEISDVISSIIEADIPVMGHLGLTPQAINKFGSYKTRGSDKKEADKIISDAKMLEKLGVFAVVLEKIPLELAKKITGNISIPTIGIGAGPYCDGQVLVTYDMLGLFERFTPKFVKKYLDLNKEIASAFMSFRDDVKKGRFPDREKHSF; this comes from the coding sequence ATGGATAAAAAAATTACCACGTCCGTTTTAAAAGAAATGAAGCAGAATGGCGAAAAAATTACAATGCTGACTGCTTATGATTATCCTTTATCTTTCGTGATGGAAAAAACAGGAATAGATGTTGTGCTTGTTGGTGATTCTCTGGGTATGGTGGTCCTGGGCCATGAAACTACCCTGCCTGTTACTGTTAACGATATTGTTTATCACACGAAGGCAGTGGTCCGCGGCAACAAAAAAAGCCTGATTGTGGCAGATATGCCTTTTTTGTCGTATAAAATTTCAAAAGAAGAAGCGGTGCGCAATGCCGGCAGGATGATCCAGGAAGCCGGGGCCGGCGCGGTCAAAGTTGAAGGGGGATCTGAAATTTCAGATGTCATATCTTCTATTATTGAAGCGGATATTCCGGTCATGGGGCATCTGGGGCTCACTCCGCAGGCTATAAATAAATTTGGAAGCTATAAAACCCGCGGCAGTGATAAAAAAGAGGCTGACAAAATTATTTCTGACGCAAAGATGCTGGAAAAACTGGGTGTTTTTGCGGTTGTGCTTGAAAAAATCCCTTTGGAACTTGCGAAAAAGATTACCGGGAATATTTCTATACCGACAATCGGTATTGGGGCTGGCCCATATTGTGATGGACAGGTACTGGTGACTTATGATATGTTAGGGCTTTTTGAAAGGTTTACCCCGAAATTTGTTAAAAAATATCTTGATTTGAATAAAGAAATCGCAAGTGCGTTTATGTCCTTCAGGGATGATGTTAAAAAGGGCAGGTTCCCTGACAGGGAAAAACATAGTTTTTAA